The following DNA comes from Scomber scombrus chromosome 7, fScoSco1.1, whole genome shotgun sequence.
TAAAATGTTCCGACCTCCTCGGACCTCCCACTGCAGCCTGTGTGACAACTGTGTTGGTAAGGACATGATGGGAAGTTACCATTAATTGCAACTGCACTTATTAAACTTAATACCATTGCCAAGAGGAACATACTCTACTGCTTCCTATATCAAACCACTTCTGTTTCTTGAATCATACTGAAACTATGAAACAATACTCTCACCATATATAGACTGTGACTTTAAATTAGTTGACTGCCTGACCACCTTTTACCAAAACTGATGTTAAATTCACATGAAATATATGACTTTGGCACCTGTTTTTGAATGAGCATctgcatgttaaaaaaattgaaaatcaGTTTTATGTCTCTGCTTGATCTGTGTAGTTTGTggttggaaaaagaaaaatgctcaTTTGCTTTTATATTAATTTGAGGGTGAGAGTGATTGTATTTGTTAGGTAATAGGAAGATAGTGCTCTTAACTACATTTTAGTCTCACTTCTGGAGTGAGTAAATGGTATCTACATTAAATACAGATCCTTGAAAAGATGCTAGTATTGACACTGATTCCAATCTTACTGACTGGCtctagtctttttttcttcagcttcatttatataaatgatttaatataCAGCATTTAGATATTAACCCTTACTAGTAGTATACCTTATGACCATTATAAACATGTCTCTTATCTCtagtatttttactgttttttcacCCTCAGAGCGATTTGATCACCACTGCCCATGGGTGGGGAACTGTGTTGGCAAGCGCAATTACCGCTTTTTCTACAGCTTcatcatctctctgtcttttttgaCCTCTTTCATATTTGGCTGTGTCATCACACACATTACTCTGCGTAAGTATCCTCACTCAGCAAGAAGACAAATGTGCTCAGTTATAAGCTGTCACAATTGTCACgttagtaaaaaaaagaaaagttacgACTGCTTTGTTTCTGCTCTTTTGTTCTCCAGGTTCTCAAGCAGGTAAAAGCCTTGTCCAAGCCATCCAGGAGAGCCCTGCCAGATATCCTTTTTACATACCGAATATTCACATAATTAAACTATTTAAGATATTGATTGGGTCTTTTGATGGGGCTGCTGTCTCATGCCAAGAAATAGTTACACTGTTGACAAGGCATTTCCTGCTGCTCCCCAGCGTAAGCCTGTGCTTAATAGGATCAGTGCTTTTAGGCAGATGGCTTTTCAGTAGTAGGTTTGCTGTCTCATGTCATTGTGttcaagtctgtgtgtgtttttctgaatgcAGACAGACTTTGTTGTTTGCTCTTTATTGGTTAGCAGCCATTATGATGTTTTCACAAACCATCTTCATGTAAtttgaaacaaatgtttctcTGTGATACATTTCCAGGAAAGTTTCAAgttcaaacaaattaaaactgGCTGGACTGTAACGCACAAATTTAATCTAAATAGTTTCGATATTCCTCGGAAAATATTCTGATGTGATGTGAAGAGCCTGTGTATGATTTGTAGGTAAAAACATTGATGCAAAAACAAGATGCAGCGTTATTATAGCAACCATTATGTGAAGCTGTGTTGACAcagaaatattatattatatgatataaatGACATGATCATAGTTATTTCTTGACATATcaatcatatttttatatttggtcTGCCTCTGTAATATCAGGAaactacacacacgcacacatatattCACCCTTGTCATAGATGTTGGTCATGTAGCTCTAATTGCCATCACTCTTCTGTAATCAGTGATAATAGAGATGTTATCCTTCCTTGACTCTTCCTCGTGTACTGTGGTGGAGTTGgtgatttgtttcttttccatCTGGTCTATTCTGGGCCTCTCAGGCTTCCATACTTACTTAGTAGCCTCCAACCTCACAACAAATGAAGACGTAAGTACTCACAGCCCTATATGAACACAGTTCAatcataattattaaattaagcTTCACCTACTGACTATATTTGTCAATGTTAACTGCAGATTAAGGGCTCGTGGTCAAGTAAAAGGGGTTCAGATGACTCTGGGAACCCATACAGTTATAACAGCATTATAACCAACTGTTGTGTGACGTTATGTGGCCCCATGCCCCCAAGGTAAGTGAAGCCATCAAGAAAACACATCACATAAGCTCACACCTTGCAAACATGTTCCTCTTCTCAGCATAAGTAagagtctgtctgtcagagacacattttcaacacatttatatttgacaatGTGTCGTCATTTCCATGTGAGGCTGAAAATTCTGAGCGTTGTGTTTGATATGAGTTACATCATCAATTATTCCTGAAACATTCAGcctaataaaacatttcagtatTTGAAAAACACCCTGGTTATATTCAgggttattaaataattaattcacaatcagaatatcaataaatagcCTGCAGatgcaaataatgaataaataacaaacGCATTCTGCCAGCATGAATGGTTCATATGTCTCTGTGCAGGACACAGTGGACTACACAGAAGGAATGCAgatttttattcatgtgcaggtgtttgtcaaacagaTATAATAtaacaggctgcagagagaaacattGCTGATCTGTCAGTGATAACTGTGCacctttttatttgtatcaGCATGTGTGGAGACACAAACTCCACCAAAGCTGACAGTGTCAGAAACAGACGTTACTTCATGTGACGCCTCAGAGGAAAggacatttcattttctcttaaatctccttgtctcctctctcctttcattGTGTCTCTCCATGCATCCATGGTGGGCGTGACTAAGACGCAAGGAAAAGACGCAAGTGAGGGAAAGTTGAATGCAATTTAAGAGAATTGAGAAGCACCCATAGCAAGGCTGCTAGTGCTAGTTGCACCATCATCGGGGGTATATCAGATGTGTGGTTCACCTCCTTATGGTTAAAGTTATTAGTTCTGATTGGATCTCTTCCCAAGTCATCCTGCCTCTTCCTAACTTGTCTCTACCTTCGGATTGGATCTCGTCTCTGACTCGTTGACAAAAGCGTTGACATTTCGTCATAGTTTCTGTCGTCGtgcattagtttttatttagttatcgTCTCATTTTCGGttgaaaaaaaaggctgttgATGAAAACTATGATGAAAATTATTCATCAACAAAATCAACACTGGTTATAGTATGTGTTACAGTGCTTTGTAATCTCTGTTCTTTCCTCCAGTCTGATCGACAGAAGAGGATTCCTGCCTCCTAATGAGGCGGTCCCTGCTGCGTCTGTTTCGGAGATAGAGCTGCCTCCCTTCGTGGCCAAGAATGACGCACACATGGTAGGATGAACCGGCTTGTGGTCCCTCCCAAGTCCTGACTGTCCCATAGCTCATGTGTTATTGTTAGCCTGCCCACTCCCCGTGTGCCTTCTCCACTCTGTGTCCACTGTTTCATCTTCAGACGTCCAGCTTCAGTCCATCAAGCAGAGTTGCAGACATGCAGAACTTTGAATCTGTGCCCAGTGTTATGAAAGTTGCACGTTTTTTTACATAATGATCATGAAATCAGAACAAAGTGAATTGTTAATAATGAATGGCCTATTAAGTAGTCTGGAACAATATTACTAGGGCTCAGCTTACAATAGCTTTAAACGGACACAAATGATAATGCCTCGTTCATGTAGAAATGATTAAGCTAGCCAATTAGAGCTGGCATTCAACAAAAACCTCTGCTGAAGaggtaatttattatttatgctgAAATAATACTGCTGTGTCATCTGTTCTCTGAGCTTTAGAGCAAACTGTCTTGGAAGTCACTCATAACACTGTCTGGCATCACCGAGCagttaaaaatgtcagaaagtagACACAGAGGTTTAACATCTAGATATTTAACCATTTGTTGAGGTCATTGCTGAGTTGATGAGTTAACCTGTTGGACCGCTGCAGATATATTCTGGCCATTTGTGAGACAGTAAACACGTTGATTTTTGCACCTTTTGACATATGATATCTTGCTTTATGTTTGCTTACTTAGGAATTCAAATGTTGCTGTATCTACCTCCTTGTTACTGTACTGCTGAGGTTGCTTGTATGTTGTGGTGAAGGTTTATGCACACCAATGACTCAATACTTGCTTTTtagtaaaacatgaaaatgttttgcatatgaTCTATTTACCAGCACTTTATCACAGATAATTTGTCACATGCCTTAAATATATTTGTCACTCAATATTGTCAATGTATCAAACACTTTAGGTATATAATTAGTtatactgctttttttttttttttttaaatctgtgaaaGATCATCACtttcacttattttattttatccaaaAAGCGTAATAAGTGTTCTTTTATgtgttaaataaacattatttttgtattttgagaTTTTTGGTCTCTGTTTTAAGTTTACTTTGCTTCTGCATTTCTTCAAGTCTTCATGTGCCTGACTGCAGACATTAAGATGGTTGGCAGAGTTGTATCTCCtgaggttttttgttgtttgttttaatgatgtatgtgtgtaagaTTTAATGCTCAGTGTTGTACTGTATCCATTCCACCCCTGCTAGGAGGAGAACTGTCAGGATTTTGCTTTATCCTGCACAGCCTGAAAGGCACTGCTGCATGTAAACGGTTGATGGTAAGAGTAGGGTCGAACGTAAAAACCGATCACAACATCTCTCTACATACACCGctcactgtgttttctttgatCGTGTAGTTTGTGTTTAGGTTTGGAAttgctgtcatttctttttcaagccttttttttttttttttgcataataaCTCAAAGGGCAGTTGGGACAGATTTTGTGATTGGTTTGTAGTGATTGTGTTGGATGGGTGCACTGCCTTACTTGGGATTGTGCATGCTTCATTGCCACTCATTTGCCCTCTCATTAACATCTCACTCAGTGCTGGATGGAGCTCGTGTTTGAAGGCTgatgatttttctttctcttgtccTCTCTGTAGTTAGATGAAATGGTGTTCTCATTCGTATGGGGCTTTATTGTGCATGCATGGTGACACAAGCGATCTGCATAAACTGTATCTCCCTTTTCCACTCAGAGCCAGAAGAAATACAGGAACAAGCAACTTCACCACACACATCTTTACCCTTTTTCCATATGGTCACCTTCTGTTTCCATTGTTTGCATCTAACCCACTTCCTTCATGCTTCTCCATCTGAGTCTGTTGACAACGCCGTCACCAGTGCGATCATTGCGATCATGAGCTCCAGACTAACCCCTTTAATCGCACTGCTCAATTTTCTGTACATGTTTGTcctgtttttactcttttgtCATTGCAGCTCTGCCTTTCACAACACAAACTGGTAATGTAGCACTTTTTCTCTGTTCCTGACGTGTCTGTTTCTCCCTCTTCACGCAGTGCACTCAGAGCACCAAGGACGTGCTGGAGAGGGTGGTCCACTCCTCTGACTTTCATGGCCTGTGCCCTCCCAGCACCCCAAAAACTACTCCCTTAGGCCCGGAGATTTTCAGCATCGCAGCACCCTCCACAGAGCCTTCGCCCTCAGCTGGCTGCACACGACAGCACGCCCACCAGTCCGCAGCTACCACTTGCCCTCTGTTCACCAAAAGCAGCAAGAGGGACTCGCTGCACTCCATCAACCCGGCCTTCCGTTTGGCTTCTCCCTCACCATCGCTTAGCCGCGTCACACTGATCCTGGGCGATGCACCTGATATTGGCTTTATCCCACTGCCCTGAGGGCACTCAAGCTTTTAGATAATGGTGGTCATGCTGTGTTGTCATTTAAGTATCTCAAGATGTCATTCTGATGAGTTGATGAAGCATTACTCAGAAGGTTTTAAATGTTCTGTGACTTACATAACCAATGTACTTCAGGATGGAGGTAAAACTTAGTAACACTAGTAAGCACAATAGAGATATTTTTTGAACagctttttattaaaacacCCAGAACATGCCTCCTCATCTTCCATAGAACCTCAAGCCATAAATCACAGCTGCAGTGTTTAATTTCCTGCTAATATCTTATGCAAACAGGTCTTTAAATCTGGGAAGTATATCTGTGGATGCAAGaagtgcaaaaacaaaagtttacTGAAGTGGCACGCTCTGGAAAATGAGCCATTTCAGGATCGATAACTGGAGAAGTTAGCCTTATGTCATGTCATTTAAATCTACTTCATCCCAGTGTCATCGGGTGGATCCAGTTTGACAGTCTTAAGATGAACAATCAGAGTTTGAAGGGGGACAAAGTGCagtcttcattttattttgaatctCTGTAAATCAAAGCTTTTGCTCTAATTTGTCATCAGTTCTGCatgtcttttgcttttttttaatgtacgaGGTGTTTTTCTTTAGGAGACTGCAATGGAAAgatgacacaaaaaaagatcGAACTGAAATGTGTAGcatatcaactttttttttttttttaaatgtccactTAGTTGCTTTATCTCATTTGTTGGATGTCAAACCCAGgtatttgatttaaatcaaaattgtatctgctgctgcctgctggGGCTTGTATTGCAGTATTTATAGTATACACATTGTTTTCTATTAATGTGACCTACTGGGATGCTCTCAGTACGAGTGGGCATCTGCTTTTCTTTGCCTAAACAGCACGTTGCTCATCATAAGTGTATTTGCGATCACAGCGCAGGCTTTATGTATTGGCTGTTCCAAGCAGAGACATGTTTTAGGAACATTGATGAGGCCTCTTTACATTTCATAGCTGTGACCTTTTCCTGCTCTTACAGCTTGGACCCTGGCCCCCCCTCTATTTGAGACGGTGGAGTACAATTTCTTATGAGTGTGAATGGCAAGAGTTAGTTTTTGCCAGTAGGGGGCAGGATGTGAGTAAGGATTGCAGTCTAGTCAAGCAACAGCTTAGAAACTGTTAGAAAAAAGgccttttgatttatttattttttataactggATGTTGAAGCTGTACATAGGTTGTGGGTCTGTGAAGAATGACTTTGCCATAGTCAGTAGGATCGTCCATTTATCAGTCTGCATCAAGAACCTGTAGGTTGTGTAGACCATTACAAGCAGTGCTTGTATGAACAaacttgtttgtattttgtagGATGTAACAGTGGAGCTGTGACATTTGGTCaataaaaatgatcagttttgttcacttttgttgtttttgtttttggctctttttttgtctctctggGGTTTTTTCCACAATAGCACATGGACTAAATCAATGACAGTCATCCACTTTGACTGCTCCCTCATGGAAACAATGAAGAGATGCATGTTGAGCACATGTGTTCAGACAGGCAAACATCCAGTAATGAATAGGGCCTGTGTGAGGTGTGATCATTGGTGTGGACCAGAGCTGAGCCAAACCTGCACTGAAAGATCCATTATACACGTGTGTTGATTTTTCTGTGTTACAATGAGTTTATCTGGCAATAAAACTTAGTCAGTAAAATCAAGAAAACATAATTGTACCAGAGGAAGGATTTAGATAAAAACACTTTGCTgcatctcctctctgtctgcccTGAGATACATTCCCACCAAATAAGATTAAGTCTTTTTGGACTGTGGTTGAGAGAGTTTTTCCCCTCAGGAATAGCAGAATATCATCTTCCAGATTGTTGTAAATTGTTTTCTTGGCATCGCCACTGACTTGATGTTTACTCTGTGCCCAGGGTTGTACTTTTTAGGAGGCAGTTTTGCCTGTAATTATTGAAATTGAAAACTGGAGTAAAATAGCTTGAAGGCCGATGATCACAATGGCTGGACTAAGCAGCTGAGGTCGGAGTTTGACTACTGCCAGTGTGTATATGCTGAAAAGTGATGATTATGTTGTCTGATATCCTATAAATGTGTGTCAAGTAGCTTTAAATTGTTGTACATGTAAGATTTTGGGGGCAATTTCTGTATTgatttcactttaaaataatagtgatttatacattttaatatgatttaaatGCAGAAGGAGACGCACTGAGAAAAAACGGAGCGGACATAAACTGGTGATAAAGCTCTGGCAGGATTCAGACAGGATGTCATGGTTGCATAGCACAGACTGTTGCACAACAGAACAGCATATTTCTCTTGAAATATGATAACCTTAATGTATTacaaattgaatatatttattaCCTCATTGGACTTCAAAAGACTCCTTGCTGGGACAGGTCAGTGCAACCTGTATATCTTAACATGAAACAGATGGTCAGACTTTGGCTCGTGGTCTTGCAGGAGGAAAAAGCCAAAGCTTCACTGCCTCAGCAGCTGTGTTGCATTTTGACCACAGCCCTGAAGACTAGAAAATGGtgcacaaaaggaaaaaaaaaataaagatgagttTGAAAACAATGTCAGTTAACATAGTTCATCTTTGTGTAGAGGAGTTTATTTGTCAGCAGTGTTTAAATGTGCAGGTGATTATTCATTGCTGGAGTGTATTATGCTCTTTAACCTCAACTGATGTTGCGTAGAGACAGAGCAGGCCACCCATTCAGCAGTGTGAGTGTCCCACTTTACTGCTCATTTTCAGAAAAAGCGGATGTGTTTAAATTAAACCATGATCACTTTTTTATATCAAGGATGGGGTTAAATCAGACAGGCACAGTATCTTTTTTCACACGAGTGGATGAATAATTGTTCCACTATTTTCAGTGGACATTATACTTAACTTCAGTCTCTAATGTGAGACTTTTACTTggctccttcttttttttggaacaCATGAGCAGCGTACAGTAACCGAACATCAGGGAAAGCCAGCTATTTCACTTAAAACTAATAAATTCCAGCGCTTCAAAGAAATAGTCCACTACCAATTTTACCTCCGGCTGTCATCCACTCTGATTCATCTTTGCGCTTGTTCCTCTTCATCTGAGCCACGGTTGGCCTGCTGTcatgtgtgcagctgtgtgtcacACTCTCACAAGTCTTTTACTCATCGCTCACTGGACTGACCAGAGCAGAAGTGAGGTACCtctgtgacaaaaaaaacaggtgacTCACAGTCAGGGCAGTTGTCAGtatcactgctgctgtgctAATAGCACGTCTCTGTGCTGGGCAGTGAGGCTGGATATAATTAACCCTATACTGAGCAAAACGAACCAGCTGCCAGCTTGCCACAGTTGCCAGCAGGCATGGTTAGTGCAAGTGCaagtgaaacatgaaacaactgAATCCTGTGGGTAACTTGCACACAGTGGTTAAAATTTATGAATCCCAAAGGTTGAATTGTAATATGACCATAAAGAGTACTATTTTTGCATGCTTGCATTTTCCCAAAGTAGATTTATACTACAATACATCTTccaaaaaaaagcttctttttgGCTCAGTGTGTATGTAGAGTTTGGTCAGTACTTATACCATATGTTTGCATACTGATTTCCTGGGAACATCCCTGGGTGTAACATGGGTGGATTCGATTATCTGTATGTTTGAACATGGTGActtgtagacagtgtgtgtctgAACACCTAAAAAGCCCCTGAAACCTTTTAAAGCTTAAGGTAGATTAGttctgttcattatttttgGGTTGGTTTGTGTATTAGATTTGTTGAAAGATTAGACAGTCAAGAGGCAGATTTGACTGTGCAGCTTACTGTGCACAGGTTATTTCAGGTTAAAATAGTTCATGCATTTGATTATATGATTATCGTGGTTTGTATTAGACTGCCACAGCTGTGTCTGCTGTTCTACATAAACTTCTTGATCTTGATATGAAGGTCTAGATTATGACCCCCATCCTCCTATcgtcataataatcataaaattaATTCCTACATTTCCAAGATACAATACCAGCCAAACTGCAAATACTGcaattgtttgacatttttatgtgtttttctttttcgcTATGCTGATTAGATACTGTAAGTAAATTTCAACAGAAATGAGATATCCCTGGTTCTCGCAGTGGAAATAACATCAACATTAAGTGGTAAACTGGAAGAGTTCCTCATGGAAACCTGACAAGTTGCCATGGAGCCGGAGCAGTGTACCAGGGTACCACGGGTTCAGACCTTATCACAGCCATTATCATGCAGACTGTAAAATATGGCCTTAATCAATCCACTGCTCTGGTTGCTGACAGATCATTTTTATAATATCAAGGCTCACCTCCCAGCACATAAACTAGGCtagactcatttttaaaaaagaaatacttttttgactgcagcagcaacagataGAAAGGCATCAAAGTGCACTTTTCTATGTAAAATAAACCATCATGTCAACATTATTCAGTGAGCATCTATCACTCACATCATGACAGTTTCTGAGCATCAAAatcatattaaacacacactgacatatatttaacatattttaacatgGACTGTGTGTTCTACTGAATTTTTTATACTGCACAACA
Coding sequences within:
- the zdhhc18a gene encoding palmitoyltransferase ZDHHC18a isoform X1, translated to MMKNCEYQQIDPRALAVSPSSAQNHTEKKARRPRRKWEAFPGKNRFFCNGRIILARQSGVLPLTLGLIVVTCGLFFAFDCPFLVDHLTVFIPVIGGVLFVFVVISLLRTSFTDPGILPRATPDEAADIEKQIDTSGSSTYRPPPRTKEILINQQVVKLKYCFTCKMFRPPRTSHCSLCDNCVERFDHHCPWVGNCVGKRNYRFFYSFIISLSFLTSFIFGCVITHITLRSQAGKSLVQAIQESPASVVELVICFFSIWSILGLSGFHTYLVASNLTTNEDIKGSWSSKRGSDDSGNPYSYNSIITNCCVTLCGPMPPSLIDRRGFLPPNEAVPAASVSEIELPPFVAKNDAHMEENCQDFALSCTA
- the zdhhc18a gene encoding palmitoyltransferase ZDHHC18a isoform X2, which encodes MMKNCEYQQIDPRALAVSPSSAQNHTEKKARRPRRKWEAFPGKNRFFCNGRIILARQSGVLPLTLGLIVVTCGLFFAFDCPFLVDHLTVFIPVIGGVLFVFVVISLLRTSFTDPGILPRATPDEAADIEKQIDTSGSSTYRPPPRTKEILINQQVVKLKYCFTCKMFRPPRTSHCSLCDNCVERFDHHCPWVGNCVGKRNYRFFYSFIISLSFLTSFIFGCVITHITLRSQAGKSLVQAIQESPASVVELVICFFSIWSILGLSGFHTYLVASNLTTNEDIKGSWSSKRGSDDSGNPYSYNSIITNCCVTLCGPMPPSLIDRRGFLPPNEAVPAASVSEIELPPFVAKNDAHMCTQSTKDVLERVVHSSDFHGLCPPSTPKTTPLGPEIFSIAAPSTEPSPSAGCTRQHAHQSAATTCPLFTKSSKRDSLHSINPAFRLASPSPSLSRVTLILGDAPDIGFIPLP